From one Bacteroidales bacterium genomic stretch:
- a CDS encoding ATP-binding protein, whose protein sequence is MNLKNDKRHLLSIYAILFPMVVLLLVILSRHFTGAFDANYYVEQCEHTIQQKDQQLYEGLKEISDHYTFDNDSVFEDFSSLSQRYVKQGFLFLVFQKDSLVFWSNNNMPTDLTFKGRVVDGGNGLYRCITLESAERKLVGLYLIKQKYNYVNKYLQNTFHSSFGLPQTTLYSSNPDDNYSINDANNNFLFSLSFPPHTHLTNAQANVLFIIYIVAVLLLLGLLYEVYRLFYIRTKKRRLFFIGFILDTLIVRVLLFFFRKPEALFQSQIFTPHYYAYSDWIPSIGDLFLNVLFTLVIGFFFYYHVKFYRKSLKKRTAHQVFLIITLFLHIFIFFKGIIFLFDSLIIDSNISLDLNNIFALSWMSLFSFIIIAAAIHAYLLISAKLAFFAYKYSQHFGHYMLLATLVFAVLLVLNMLLGNTEIYHLLFVWIYILSYGFFFRRRIYQFNLPNIVFYMLLFSLLSTFAVHKYNDQREHENRKLLAVQLASEQRDPMTEYLFGHERKNIIADTLLQNMLLDYETSAFDQQRFEAYFLKKYFAGYWKKYERQITLCDDEDILMIQPENVAVDCKTYFDDKTEMDGTATDTPGLSFVSYGPGDNGYIAAISLQSSADSPDTGIILYIELFPKYNARDLGFPDLLVDAEISASPDLSQYSYAKYQDGELYKRVGNYFYNFKLTSYKSNNGQFYFFNKNDYNHLYYQISENKSLIISRKQKSASDILAPFSYFFLLFGGFASLVFLIFIFPFSHHKIKIGFRTRLQLSMSAVILFSFLVIGVFTLFYINNLNDQKNKDLLSEKTHSILVEMQHKFSDLDSFSEESTETAGEQLNKFSNVFFTDINIFDPQGHLLASSRPQIYEEKLISRLMNPFAFKALTVEGSSLFIHNENIGLQNYLSAYIPFVNNRGNVIAFLNLPYFSKENDLNREISAFLVAYINIYVILIAISVLIALVISNYISRPLKMIMTRIRQVKLGGQNEMIDWKRRDEIGQLVKEYNRMIAELAQSAELLARSERESAWREMARQVAHEIKNPLTPMKLSVQYLQHAWNNHAPDWETRLNKFTATMIEQIETLSAIASEFSDFAKMPIANKQSIDLVEVIQSAISLFKNYQNIVFDFNYDGLEKFAVYADKEQLLRALNNLLKNSVQAIGEETDGRIEIVLQRQGLMHKLTLTDSGGGITPEVAEKIFSPYFTTKSGGMGLGLAIVKNIITGSGGDISYQPAIPHGTTFFIRLPALD, encoded by the coding sequence TCATTGGTTTTCTGGAGCAACAACAATATGCCTACAGACCTTACTTTTAAAGGCAGGGTGGTGGATGGTGGAAATGGCTTGTACCGATGCATAACATTGGAATCAGCCGAAAGAAAACTTGTGGGCCTTTATCTGATAAAACAAAAATATAATTATGTAAATAAATATCTCCAAAACACTTTTCACAGCAGCTTTGGTTTGCCGCAAACCACACTTTATTCATCTAATCCGGACGATAATTATTCGATAAATGATGCAAACAACAATTTTCTTTTCTCACTTTCTTTTCCGCCACACACGCATCTCACCAACGCCCAAGCCAATGTTTTATTCATAATTTATATCGTTGCAGTATTACTGTTGCTTGGTCTTCTTTATGAGGTTTATCGGTTGTTTTACATTCGTACGAAAAAGCGCAGGCTTTTCTTCATTGGATTTATTCTGGATACATTGATTGTTCGTGTGTTGCTCTTCTTTTTCAGAAAACCGGAAGCGCTATTCCAAAGTCAGATATTTACGCCACATTATTACGCATATTCCGACTGGATACCCTCCATCGGTGATTTGTTTCTGAATGTACTTTTCACGCTGGTCATTGGATTCTTCTTTTATTACCACGTAAAGTTTTATCGTAAAAGCCTCAAAAAACGTACAGCCCATCAGGTGTTTCTCATCATTACGCTTTTTCTACACATCTTTATTTTCTTTAAAGGAATAATTTTCCTTTTCGACAGCCTGATCATCGACTCCAATATTTCGTTGGATCTAAATAATATCTTCGCCTTGTCGTGGATGAGCCTTTTCAGCTTTATAATTATTGCAGCTGCCATCCACGCCTATTTGCTTATCAGCGCCAAACTGGCGTTTTTTGCGTATAAATATAGCCAGCATTTTGGCCACTACATGTTGTTGGCTACGCTGGTTTTTGCTGTACTATTGGTACTTAACATGCTTCTCGGAAACACTGAGATTTACCACCTGCTCTTTGTATGGATTTATATTCTTTCCTACGGATTCTTTTTCCGTCGTCGCATCTACCAGTTTAACCTGCCCAATATCGTTTTTTACATGCTACTATTCTCGTTGCTTTCCACATTTGCTGTGCACAAATATAACGACCAACGGGAGCACGAAAATCGGAAACTGCTTGCCGTGCAGCTTGCCAGCGAGCAACGCGACCCAATGACCGAATATCTTTTTGGGCATGAACGAAAAAATATTATTGCTGATACTCTGCTGCAAAACATGCTTCTCGACTACGAAACATCAGCATTTGATCAGCAGCGTTTTGAAGCTTATTTTTTAAAGAAATATTTTGCGGGATATTGGAAAAAATATGAGCGTCAGATCACGTTGTGCGACGACGAGGACATTCTTATGATACAGCCCGAAAATGTAGCTGTAGATTGCAAAACCTATTTTGATGATAAAACAGAAATGGACGGAACCGCCACCGATACTCCCGGGCTTTCGTTTGTGAGCTATGGACCTGGTGATAACGGCTATATCGCCGCTATCTCCTTACAATCCTCTGCCGACAGCCCCGATACAGGCATCATACTTTACATTGAATTATTTCCGAAATATAATGCTCGCGACCTTGGATTTCCTGACTTACTCGTTGATGCCGAAATCAGTGCTTCGCCCGACCTGTCGCAATATTCTTATGCAAAATATCAGGATGGTGAGCTATACAAACGCGTAGGCAACTATTTCTATAATTTTAAGCTCACCAGTTATAAATCCAACAATGGGCAATTCTACTTTTTTAATAAAAACGATTACAATCATTTATATTATCAAATTTCAGAAAACAAAAGCCTGATCATCAGCCGTAAGCAAAAGTCGGCTTCCGATATTCTGGCGCCATTTTCGTATTTTTTCCTACTCTTCGGCGGGTTCGCCTCACTGGTTTTTTTGATCTTCATTTTCCCCTTTTCTCATCATAAAATAAAAATAGGCTTCCGCACACGCCTGCAATTATCAATGTCGGCGGTAATATTGTTTTCGTTTTTGGTCATCGGTGTTTTTACTTTATTTTATATTAATAACCTAAATGATCAGAAAAACAAAGACCTGCTGAGCGAAAAGACGCACTCTATTTTAGTGGAAATGCAACACAAGTTTTCTGATCTGGATAGTTTCTCTGAAGAATCTACGGAAACGGCCGGAGAACAGTTGAATAAGTTTTCCAATGTCTTCTTTACGGATATCAATATTTTTGATCCACAGGGGCATTTGCTGGCCTCATCCCGGCCACAGATTTACGAAGAGAAACTCATCAGCCGATTGATGAATCCTTTTGCGTTTAAGGCACTCACAGTGGAGGGAAGCTCCTTGTTTATTCACAACGAAAACATCGGGCTTCAGAACTATCTCTCGGCATATATTCCATTTGTAAATAATCGGGGCAACGTGATTGCCTTTCTTAACCTGCCCTATTTTTCCAAAGAAAACGATCTGAACCGCGAGATATCCGCCTTCCTGGTGGCTTACATCAATATCTACGTTATTCTTATCGCAATTTCAGTTTTGATAGCTTTGGTGATTTCCAATTACATTTCGCGTCCGCTAAAGATGATCATGACGCGCATCAGACAGGTGAAGCTTGGTGGACAAAATGAAATGATCGACTGGAAGCGACGTGATGAGATAGGGCAGCTGGTAAAAGAATACAACCGAATGATAGCAGAACTGGCACAAAGTGCAGAGTTGCTGGCACGTTCGGAACGCGAGTCAGCCTGGCGCGAGATGGCGCGGCAGGTGGCACACGAAATAAAAAATCCGCTCACGCCAATGAAACTTAGCGTGCAGTACCTGCAGCACGCCTGGAACAACCATGCGCCTGATTGGGAGACGCGGCTCAACAAGTTTACTGCTACCATGATAGAGCAAATAGAAACCCTCTCGGCCATTGCTTCGGAGTTTTCGGATTTTGCCAAGATGCCGATAGCAAACAAACAATCCATCGACCTGGTGGAGGTGATACAAAGCGCCATCAGTCTTTTTAAAAATTATCAAAACATCGTCTTTGATTTTAATTATGATGGCCTTGAAAAATTCGCAGTTTATGCTGACAAAGAACAACTGCTGCGTGCCCTTAATAATTTATTGAAAAATTCGGTGCAGGCCATCGGCGAAGAAACTGACGGGCGCATCGAAATCGTGCTGCAACGACAAGGTTTGATGCACAAGCTAACGCTGACAGATTCCGGAGGAGGCATAACTCCCGAAGTAGCTGAGAAAATATTCTCGCCCTATTTCACCACCAAGTCAGGTGGGATGGGGTTGGGACTGGCCATCGTCAAAAATATCATCACCGGCTCGGGTGGCGATATTTCCTATCAACCTGCAATCCCGCACGGCACTACCTTTTTTATACGTTTACCGGCGCTTGATTAA
- a CDS encoding acyl-CoA carboxylase subunit beta, translated as MGSLEDKIKQFEEKNLLAEQGGGSERIARQHAAGRKIARERIKDLLDLGSFVEMDKFMTHRATDFNMQENLIPGDGVVSGYGKIDGRLVYVFAQDFTVFGGTLSRANADKIVKIMKLAMKMGAPVIGLNDSGGARIQEGVESLAGYADIFLLNTKASGVIPQISAIMGPCAGGAVYSPAITDFIFMVKDSSYMFVTGPDVIKTVTHEEVTKEELGGAMTHNSKSGVAHFTGDDDEQTLQMIRELMGYLPGNNMEDPPRYPSTDDINREDKKLDSVVPADPNKPYDMNEIISAVVDNQNFFEVQPHYAKNIIVGFARFDGRSVGIVANQPQFLAGVLDINSSLKAARFVRFCDAFNIPLITFVDVPGFLPGTTQEFGGIIKHGAKLLYAYSEATVPKITIITRKAYGGAYDVMSSKHIGADVNLAYHTAEIAVMGAEGAVNIIYRGKLDEEQRLKAVEEYKQTFASPYKAAELGYIDEIIYPRHTRKKIIQALEMTQNKSEQNPPKKHGNIPL; from the coding sequence ATGGGCTCGTTAGAAGATAAGATTAAGCAGTTTGAAGAGAAGAATTTGCTGGCTGAGCAGGGTGGCGGAAGCGAACGAATTGCACGGCAACATGCCGCAGGACGTAAGATTGCACGCGAACGTATCAAGGATCTGCTCGATCTCGGTTCGTTTGTGGAGATGGACAAATTTATGACCCATCGTGCTACCGATTTTAATATGCAGGAAAATCTCATCCCGGGCGACGGTGTGGTGAGTGGCTATGGAAAAATTGATGGCCGGCTGGTGTACGTTTTTGCACAGGATTTTACGGTTTTTGGCGGGACACTTTCGCGTGCCAACGCCGATAAGATTGTAAAAATAATGAAACTGGCCATGAAGATGGGCGCACCGGTTATTGGTCTCAACGATTCGGGCGGCGCGCGCATTCAGGAGGGCGTGGAAAGCCTTGCGGGTTATGCTGATATCTTTCTGCTCAACACCAAAGCTTCGGGTGTTATACCCCAAATTTCGGCTATCATGGGACCTTGTGCGGGCGGGGCAGTTTATTCGCCCGCCATCACCGATTTTATTTTTATGGTAAAGGATTCGAGCTACATGTTTGTAACGGGTCCTGATGTGATTAAAACTGTGACCCACGAAGAGGTGACCAAAGAGGAACTTGGTGGTGCCATGACGCATAATTCTAAAAGCGGCGTAGCACATTTTACCGGAGATGACGACGAACAAACCCTGCAGATGATTCGTGAGTTGATGGGATATCTGCCCGGAAACAATATGGAAGATCCCCCGCGGTATCCATCTACCGATGACATCAATCGCGAAGATAAAAAGTTGGACAGCGTGGTGCCTGCCGATCCGAATAAGCCCTACGACATGAACGAGATCATCAGCGCTGTGGTGGATAATCAAAACTTCTTTGAGGTGCAGCCGCATTATGCAAAAAATATCATTGTAGGATTTGCCCGCTTCGACGGAAGATCGGTAGGAATTGTGGCCAACCAACCACAGTTTTTAGCCGGCGTGCTCGACATCAACTCCTCGCTGAAAGCCGCGCGTTTTGTGCGCTTTTGTGATGCATTCAATATTCCGTTGATCACTTTCGTGGATGTCCCCGGATTTTTGCCCGGAACCACACAGGAATTTGGTGGCATTATCAAGCATGGCGCCAAGTTGCTGTATGCTTATTCAGAAGCTACCGTTCCCAAAATTACCATCATTACACGCAAAGCCTATGGCGGCGCTTACGATGTGATGTCGAGCAAGCATATTGGCGCCGACGTCAACCTGGCGTATCACACCGCCGAAATTGCTGTGATGGGAGCCGAAGGCGCCGTGAATATTATCTATCGTGGTAAGCTCGACGAAGAACAGCGACTGAAGGCCGTCGAAGAATACAAACAAACCTTTGCCAGCCCTTATAAAGCGGCTGAGCTTGGCTACATCGACGAAATCATCTACCCGCGCCATACCCGGAAAAAAATTATTCAGGCGCTCGAAATGACCCAAAATAAGAGCGAACAAAATCCTCCCAAAAAACACGGGAATATTCCGCTGTAA
- a CDS encoding acetyl-CoA carboxylase biotin carboxyl carrier protein subunit: protein MSLEIKLNGRTARVMMHKKQGHLYEIEVDDKMYHLDALMVEQGVYSVLHDNTSYNVELIEKNDHRHFNVNTLYHSYDVEIIDAETKYKRNRSKEELDDIRNISSPMPGKIVKIPVKVGDHVKAGDTVVIVSAMKMESEYKVQKDRVVSRINVKEGDIVESNQVLIVVE from the coding sequence ATGTCACTCGAAATAAAACTCAACGGGCGTACTGCACGTGTGATGATGCACAAAAAACAAGGCCATCTATACGAAATTGAGGTGGACGACAAGATGTATCATCTCGATGCTCTTATGGTGGAACAAGGCGTGTACAGCGTTTTGCACGATAACACTTCCTACAACGTCGAACTCATCGAAAAAAATGACCATCGCCATTTTAATGTCAACACCCTATATCATTCGTATGATGTTGAAATTATCGATGCCGAAACCAAATACAAACGAAACCGAAGCAAAGAAGAGCTTGACGATATTCGCAATATTTCGAGTCCGATGCCTGGAAAGATTGTGAAAATTCCCGTTAAGGTGGGCGACCACGTCAAAGCCGGTGACACGGTGGTGATCGTTTCAGCTATGAAAATGGAGAGCGAATACAAAGTTCAAAAAGACCGTGTGGTGAGCCGGATAAATGTAAAAGAAGGCGACATTGTGGAGAGCAACCAGGTATTGATAGTTGTTGAATAG
- the accC gene encoding acetyl-CoA carboxylase biotin carboxylase subunit, which produces MIKKVLVANRGEIAIRVMRSCREMGIQSVAVFSDADRTSMHVRYADKAYHIGASPSSESYLNIDKIIDVAKRSGSDAIHPGYGFLSENAGFADRCAAEGIIFIGPDASSISSMGDKITARKRMMEAGVPVVPGTTEPITDEQEAIEVIHKIGLPVMIKASAGGGGKGMRLVKDEKNIAAAIRGARSEAKTAFGNDAVYIEKYIESPHHIEFQILADKHGNVIHLFERECSVQRRHQKVVEETPSPMMTEKLRNEMGQHAVAAARAANYHGAGTIEFIVDDNHNYYFLEMNTRLQVEHPITERVVGVDLVKEQIKIAQGEVLQLRQEDLRQDGHAIECRIYAEDPSKNFMPSPGIIKHITEPLGLGVRHDGYVYEGYEIPIHYDPLISKLIVWSSTREEAIERMKRALYAYKITGVKTSIPFLARIMDTEDFRSGNYNTHFIENNMEILMENKPCGDVCEDIALIAAYIHYNNKLEAVTPLKNGSNHALNPWKEFGKRKAKTTF; this is translated from the coding sequence ATGATAAAAAAAGTATTGGTTGCCAATCGTGGCGAGATAGCCATTCGTGTGATGCGCTCGTGCAGGGAGATGGGAATACAATCGGTAGCAGTTTTTTCGGATGCCGACCGCACCTCGATGCATGTGCGCTATGCCGACAAAGCTTATCATATTGGTGCTTCCCCTTCGAGTGAAAGTTACCTCAATATCGACAAAATAATAGATGTAGCCAAGCGCTCTGGCTCAGATGCCATTCATCCGGGTTATGGTTTCCTTTCGGAAAATGCCGGTTTTGCTGATCGCTGTGCCGCCGAAGGAATAATTTTTATCGGCCCTGATGCAAGCTCTATTTCAAGCATGGGCGATAAAATAACGGCTCGCAAGCGAATGATGGAAGCCGGTGTGCCGGTGGTGCCCGGAACTACCGAACCGATAACTGACGAGCAGGAGGCCATCGAAGTGATTCATAAAATAGGTCTTCCAGTGATGATAAAAGCTTCTGCAGGTGGCGGTGGCAAAGGGATGAGGTTGGTAAAAGATGAAAAAAATATTGCTGCTGCCATTCGTGGAGCCCGCTCCGAGGCCAAAACCGCTTTTGGCAATGATGCTGTCTACATCGAAAAATATATCGAATCGCCGCACCACATCGAGTTTCAGATACTGGCTGACAAACATGGAAACGTCATTCATCTTTTCGAAAGAGAATGCTCGGTGCAGCGCCGGCATCAAAAGGTGGTCGAGGAAACGCCTTCACCAATGATGACCGAAAAGCTGCGCAACGAAATGGGACAACATGCTGTGGCAGCGGCACGTGCTGCTAATTATCACGGCGCCGGCACCATCGAGTTTATCGTCGACGACAATCATAACTATTATTTTTTGGAGATGAATACGCGTCTACAGGTGGAGCATCCCATTACGGAGCGTGTGGTGGGTGTTGATTTGGTAAAGGAGCAGATAAAAATTGCGCAGGGTGAAGTGTTGCAACTCCGGCAGGAAGATCTGCGTCAGGATGGCCATGCTATTGAATGTCGTATTTATGCTGAAGATCCATCAAAGAATTTTATGCCATCGCCGGGAATCATCAAGCACATCACCGAGCCATTGGGTTTGGGCGTAAGGCACGATGGATACGTGTACGAAGGTTATGAAATCCCCATTCATTACGACCCGTTGATTTCAAAGCTGATCGTGTGGTCGTCTACCCGAGAAGAAGCCATCGAACGTATGAAACGAGCTTTGTACGCCTACAAAATTACCGGCGTAAAAACATCCATTCCTTTCCTTGCGCGCATCATGGACACCGAGGACTTTCGCAGCGGAAATTACAATACCCATTTCATCGAAAACAATATGGAAATCCTTATGGAGAACAAACCTTGTGGAGACGTTTGTGAAGACATTGCGCTGATAGCGGCCTACATTCATTATAATAATAAACTTGAGGCTGTTACTCCGCTAAAAAATGGATCGAATCATGCGCTGAATCCCTGGAAAGAATTTGGCAAGCGCAAAGCAAAAACAACCTTTTAA
- the nadA gene encoding quinolinate synthase NadA, with translation MQSSKKESVENKNANIAKQIVAMKKEKNAVLLAHYYQIPEIQDIADYIGDSLGLAQQASQTKADMIVFAGVHFMAETAKILNPKTKVVLPDLDAGCSLADSCPPKDFARFKEKYPDHVVVSYINCSAAIKMMSDVICTSGNAVKIVESFPPDQKIIFAPDKNLGAYINHLTGRNMVLWDGTCQVHDLLTAEAVIKIKADNPDAKLIAHPECQAAVLALADFTGSTTALLNFTKKDSSKKYIVATETGILYQMKKQTPDKEFLIVPADSTCSCNDCPYMKLNTLPKVLACLRDETPKIILSDEVIQKARKPIDRMLEISRKAGLI, from the coding sequence ATGCAAAGCAGCAAGAAAGAATCCGTTGAAAATAAAAATGCGAATATTGCCAAACAGATCGTAGCTATGAAAAAAGAAAAGAACGCAGTTTTATTAGCGCATTACTACCAGATACCGGAGATACAGGATATAGCCGATTACATTGGCGACAGCCTGGGACTTGCCCAGCAAGCCAGCCAGACGAAGGCCGACATGATCGTTTTTGCAGGTGTTCATTTTATGGCTGAAACTGCAAAAATATTAAATCCCAAAACAAAAGTAGTGTTGCCCGATTTGGATGCCGGATGTTCATTGGCCGACTCTTGTCCACCAAAGGATTTTGCTCGATTTAAGGAAAAATATCCCGATCATGTTGTGGTTAGCTACATCAACTGTTCGGCAGCCATAAAAATGATGTCGGATGTAATTTGTACTTCGGGTAATGCAGTAAAAATTGTGGAGAGTTTTCCGCCCGATCAGAAGATAATTTTTGCGCCTGACAAAAATCTTGGAGCTTACATCAATCACTTAACGGGTCGCAATATGGTTTTGTGGGATGGCACCTGCCAGGTGCATGATCTACTTACTGCCGAAGCTGTGATAAAAATCAAAGCTGATAATCCCGACGCCAAACTAATAGCGCATCCCGAGTGCCAGGCGGCGGTGCTGGCGTTGGCTGATTTTACTGGTTCTACTACTGCACTTCTCAACTTTACTAAAAAAGATTCCTCAAAAAAATACATCGTTGCTACCGAAACCGGAATTTTGTATCAGATGAAAAAGCAAACGCCGGATAAGGAATTTCTTATCGTACCTGCCGACAGCACCTGTTCATGCAATGATTGCCCCTACATGAAATTGAATACACTTCCGAAAGTTCTTGCCTGTCTGCGCGACGAAACGCCCAAGATCATTCTCAGTGATGAAGTAATCCAAAAAGCACGCAAACCCATCGACCGGATGCTTGAGATAAGTCGCAAGGCCGGATTGATCTGA
- the rpiB gene encoding ribose 5-phosphate isomerase B: MTQVQGVIPIGSDHAGFRLKTHIITQLSEKGFRFHDYGTTSEESVDYPDFVHPVAASVNDGDACRGIVVCGSGQGANMTANKYPHVRSALCWDIEQTELARRHNDANILALPGRFIDFDLAVRMALVFLETAFEGGRHLQRINKMNPDL, encoded by the coding sequence ATGACACAGGTACAAGGAGTTATTCCAATTGGTAGCGATCATGCCGGTTTCCGGCTCAAAACCCATATTATCACTCAACTTTCAGAAAAAGGTTTCCGGTTTCACGATTACGGAACTACTTCCGAAGAGAGTGTTGATTATCCCGACTTTGTGCATCCGGTAGCTGCCTCTGTCAATGATGGCGATGCCTGCCGGGGAATTGTTGTTTGCGGAAGCGGACAGGGTGCCAACATGACTGCCAATAAATATCCGCATGTTAGGTCGGCGTTGTGTTGGGACATTGAGCAAACTGAGTTGGCCAGGCGACACAACGATGCCAACATTCTGGCGCTCCCGGGTCGCTTTATCGATTTCGATCTGGCAGTGCGTATGGCGCTGGTTTTTCTCGAAACAGCTTTCGAAGGAGGACGACATCTGCAGCGCATCAACAAAATGAATCCTGACCTTTAA
- a CDS encoding lactate utilization protein B, whose product MMDDLNKTFNQQAEKVAFDKEHRRKINFNIGKYDAAVVNGLKQFKNLELARKRAALIKHRSIENLDKYLSEFEINFEQNGGKVLWAPTANDALVEITRVLKRHKVKLVVKSKSMISEELQLNEHLKKAGIEPVETDLGEFIVQLAGEKPYHIVTPAMHKSKEDIAALFHEKFGLEPNSTPEEITAFVAHKLRQQFVEAGAGITGANFLIADTGSVAITENEGNGLMSFSFPKVHIVLAGIERIIPSLRDLDLFWPLLAAHGTGQNINVYNSIVSGPRQTGEIDGPTEMYVVLINNRRTELLRNNQLRRSLSCIKCGACLNACPIYRNIGGYTYATTYTGPIGAVISPHLLGFKEYKHLSYASSLCGKCTEVCPVNINLHELLLCNRYEAVKLGYNRRSENRMQSVATKMMMKRWRMDFGSGKLKNMAMRLAIKKAWGPRRTLPVFAPKTFRQMWEEQRGGKVEE is encoded by the coding sequence ATGATGGACGATCTGAATAAAACATTCAATCAGCAGGCGGAAAAAGTTGCTTTTGATAAAGAACACCGGCGCAAGATTAATTTTAATATTGGCAAATACGATGCTGCTGTAGTCAATGGACTGAAACAGTTCAAAAACCTTGAGCTTGCCCGAAAACGCGCGGCTTTGATAAAGCATCGTTCTATCGAAAATCTGGATAAATATCTTAGTGAGTTTGAGATAAATTTTGAGCAAAATGGTGGCAAAGTGCTGTGGGCGCCCACAGCCAATGATGCGCTGGTGGAAATTACACGCGTTCTCAAGCGGCACAAGGTGAAACTGGTAGTAAAATCAAAATCGATGATCAGTGAGGAGCTGCAGCTTAATGAGCATCTGAAAAAAGCAGGCATCGAACCGGTGGAAACGGATTTGGGTGAATTCATCGTGCAGTTGGCAGGCGAAAAACCTTATCATATTGTTACCCCTGCGATGCACAAATCCAAAGAAGACATTGCAGCTTTGTTTCATGAGAAATTTGGTCTAGAACCCAACAGCACGCCCGAAGAGATTACCGCTTTTGTGGCGCACAAGCTGCGGCAACAATTTGTAGAAGCGGGTGCAGGCATCACGGGAGCCAATTTTCTCATTGCCGATACAGGCTCAGTGGCGATCACCGAAAACGAAGGCAATGGGCTGATGTCGTTTTCTTTTCCTAAAGTGCACATCGTCCTTGCAGGCATCGAGCGCATCATTCCTTCACTTCGCGACCTGGATCTGTTTTGGCCGCTTCTCGCAGCTCATGGAACAGGTCAGAATATTAATGTTTATAATTCCATAGTTTCCGGCCCACGTCAAACTGGTGAAATAGACGGCCCCACGGAGATGTACGTAGTGTTAATCAACAACAGACGTACCGAGCTGCTGCGCAACAACCAACTGCGGCGATCCCTTTCCTGTATTAAATGTGGCGCATGTCTCAATGCCTGTCCGATTTATCGTAACATTGGCGGCTATACTTACGCCACTACTTACACAGGCCCAATAGGAGCAGTCATTTCTCCACATCTTTTAGGTTTTAAAGAATACAAGCACCTGAGTTATGCCTCCTCTTTGTGTGGAAAATGTACAGAGGTTTGCCCCGTAAATATTAACCTGCACGAGCTGTTACTCTGCAATCGGTATGAAGCGGTAAAGTTAGGGTACAATCGTCGCAGCGAAAACAGGATGCAGTCGGTTGCCACCAAAATGATGATGAAACGATGGCGCATGGACTTTGGGAGTGGCAAGCTCAAAAATATGGCCATGCGTTTGGCTATAAAAAAAGCCTGGGGACCGCGGAGGACACTGCCTGTATTTGCACCCAAAACCTTCCGGCAGATGTGGGAAGAACAACGAGGCGGGAAAGTAGAAGAATAG